In a single window of the Olivibacter sp. SDN3 genome:
- a CDS encoding very short patch repair endonuclease — protein MAYHPTGEELIKVPRFKEAAGFYTNKQRSKIMSKIKGKDSKPELLLRKALWAKNLRFRLHDKSLPGKPDIIIKKYKLAIFIDGEFWHGHNWEQNKNRIKSNRAFWIPKIQRNMQKDRQDRDQLQAMGFTVFRFWSREVTNNLPKVVNQIMLFIETAKDITIPYKND, from the coding sequence ATGGCATATCACCCTACAGGCGAAGAACTCATTAAGGTACCCCGTTTTAAGGAAGCAGCCGGTTTCTATACCAACAAGCAGCGTAGCAAGATCATGTCCAAGATAAAGGGAAAAGATTCAAAGCCTGAGCTTTTGTTACGTAAAGCCCTATGGGCAAAGAATCTCCGCTTTCGCTTACATGATAAGAGCCTGCCTGGAAAACCGGATATCATTATCAAGAAATACAAGCTGGCCATTTTTATTGATGGGGAATTTTGGCACGGTCATAACTGGGAGCAAAATAAAAATCGCATTAAAAGCAATCGTGCCTTCTGGATACCCAAGATCCAACGCAATATGCAAAAAGATCGTCAGGATCGAGATCAATTGCAGGCAATGGGTTTTACGGTTTTTCGTTTCTGGTCAAGAGAAGTTACGAACAACCTTCCAAAAGTTGTAAATCAGATTATGTTGTTTATTGAAACAGCAAAGGACATAACAATACCCTATAAGAATGATTGA
- a CDS encoding PLDc N-terminal domain-containing protein, translating into MVLNYLNIGTPEIIFVVLFTIVGFYTIYQCINNPQLTSTQRITWLTVILIIPVFGCLIYLFANKKIRHQNKLRK; encoded by the coding sequence ATGGTATTAAACTATTTAAATATTGGTACACCAGAAATAATATTCGTTGTCCTGTTTACAATAGTGGGATTTTATACTATTTACCAATGTATTAATAATCCTCAATTGACCTCGACACAACGTATTACTTGGCTAACTGTTATCCTGATCATTCCGGTATTTGGATGTTTAATTTATCTATTTGCAAATAAGAAAATAAGGCATCAAAATAAATTAAGGAAGTAA
- a CDS encoding SusC/RagA family TonB-linked outer membrane protein: protein MKVYVHRGYLCLKFKLYKYIHKIKFLIFSLGGEVNKFHTRNGFFSERNESNIYGKKQSTYEVRTTLLKNNRNGVNHGQNDKCSYRSAFYSYRKILASKPLALKTTGFLISLFCVCLAHARQQDEPYRLRGSVSSAATGVALQRATVKITSTGKTVTTNEDGTFNMVTRDSAGTLQISYLGYRTRELAFSRQNAGPFNIALGSAAELDEVQIIGYGQTTKRFNTGSVSSVTAKEIEQQPVTNVLSALSGRMPGVFVQTTNGLPGGDINIQIRGTGSISAGVNPLYIVDGVPYEQGAIGRGSALDRGSIAGAVNPFNTLSPNDIESISVLKDADATAIYGSRGANGVVIITTKKGAGEQTKVDVNLQNGFSTVANKPKLLDMEQYLNIRREAFANDGRVPSNDPASADYAPDLTIWNADSTTDWFDYMLGNSAQLTNAQVSLSGGSTYTNFIAGANFRNESNVLPGDNKYIRSGINLRLTHASKDGKFNFNVSTLVNNDDNRSANPSGSIWSNILLPPHFPVFEESGAYNWYISNPIAQLHARSKVKTGNILVNTLVSYKLFEDLKLQLSAGYNKISIDQTQLFPEVALFPGSINYTNFGQNSTESYIAEPQIDYKKDFAQSRFAVMLGGTFQSSLREGVFIRAENFANESLMENLGSAGNVPTRTNSFIQYRYVSMFSRINYTLRDKYILNVSLRRDGSSRFGPQSRFGNFGSAGVAWLFGDEAWLKDFLQMMSFGKLRTSYGIVGNDQITDYQYLSTYNNSGLIYEGIAGLAPSRIANEDFRWEKTHKLEYALELGFLDNRLMVQINRYRHRSSNQLVNYAIPRMTGFSSYQANLPAVVENTGWEFEIQNEHIKSKNWRWSSTFNLTVPRNILKEFPGLALSSYANTLEEGYDINRIYGRRFLGVDAETGIASYAYHESNISVPYNFYTLGRRTPHFYGGLGNSLTYKSWSLDVLFQFAKQTTAGGIFYSPGWRTNHYAIVANRWQSPSDETEMPRASTLNDAYYSTSSANYFDVAYLRLKNLALSYTMPLVFAGQQKGSLRIYSTGQNLLSFWNDELPLLDPESGALSNSQRNIPPMRSLVFGFQLTL, encoded by the coding sequence ATGAAGGTTTACGTTCATAGGGGATACCTATGTCTCAAATTTAAGCTTTATAAGTATATACACAAAATAAAGTTTCTCATTTTTTCACTAGGGGGTGAGGTCAACAAATTTCATACACGAAATGGCTTTTTTAGCGAACGAAATGAAAGTAATATATACGGAAAAAAGCAAAGCACCTATGAGGTCAGAACTACATTATTAAAAAATAACCGAAATGGCGTAAACCATGGCCAAAATGACAAGTGTAGCTACCGAAGTGCGTTTTACAGCTACCGAAAAATATTAGCGTCAAAGCCTTTGGCGCTGAAAACAACTGGTTTTCTAATCTCCTTGTTCTGTGTTTGTTTGGCCCACGCCCGGCAGCAGGATGAACCGTACCGTCTGCGAGGGTCGGTATCATCCGCTGCCACCGGCGTGGCTTTGCAACGGGCAACGGTTAAAATTACAAGTACAGGCAAAACGGTCACTACAAATGAAGATGGTACGTTTAATATGGTCACTAGGGATTCGGCTGGAACCCTCCAGATCAGTTACCTGGGATACCGAACAAGGGAGTTAGCGTTTAGTAGACAAAATGCAGGTCCCTTTAATATAGCTTTGGGGAGCGCAGCAGAGCTGGATGAGGTGCAGATCATCGGTTATGGCCAAACAACAAAGCGGTTTAATACCGGGAGCGTATCCAGCGTCACAGCAAAAGAAATCGAACAGCAACCGGTAACGAATGTTTTATCTGCCTTATCTGGTAGAATGCCCGGGGTCTTCGTGCAAACAACCAATGGTCTGCCGGGAGGAGATATCAATATTCAGATCAGGGGCACGGGGTCAATAAGTGCGGGAGTCAATCCTTTGTACATCGTAGATGGTGTTCCTTATGAACAGGGTGCAATTGGCAGAGGCTCTGCTTTGGATCGAGGATCTATAGCGGGGGCCGTAAATCCCTTTAATACCTTGAGCCCGAATGATATCGAATCTATTTCTGTACTGAAGGATGCGGATGCAACGGCTATATATGGTAGCAGGGGTGCAAATGGCGTAGTAATAATTACAACGAAGAAGGGTGCGGGAGAACAGACAAAAGTAGACGTCAATTTACAGAACGGTTTTTCAACAGTTGCAAATAAGCCGAAGCTTTTGGATATGGAGCAATATCTGAACATTAGGAGGGAGGCATTTGCAAATGACGGAAGGGTTCCTTCTAATGATCCCGCTTCAGCTGATTATGCGCCGGATTTAACAATTTGGAATGCAGATAGTACGACTGATTGGTTTGATTATATGCTGGGGAATTCAGCGCAACTAACAAATGCGCAGGTGTCACTTTCCGGTGGAAGCACCTACACAAATTTTATAGCTGGTGCAAACTTTCGTAACGAATCTAATGTATTGCCGGGCGATAATAAATATATCCGGTCTGGTATCAACTTGCGATTGACCCACGCCTCGAAGGATGGTAAATTTAATTTCAACGTCTCAACACTGGTAAACAACGATGACAATCGCTCAGCTAATCCATCGGGTAGTATCTGGTCTAATATATTGCTGCCACCACACTTTCCTGTATTTGAGGAGAGTGGTGCTTATAACTGGTACATCAGCAATCCAATTGCGCAGTTACATGCAAGAAGCAAAGTGAAAACGGGTAATATTTTGGTAAATACATTGGTCAGCTATAAACTTTTTGAGGATTTGAAATTGCAGTTAAGTGCCGGCTATAATAAAATTAGTATAGATCAAACGCAGCTTTTTCCTGAAGTTGCACTTTTTCCCGGGTCAATAAATTATACCAATTTCGGCCAGAATTCCACGGAGTCTTATATCGCAGAACCACAGATAGATTATAAAAAGGATTTCGCACAATCGAGGTTTGCCGTCATGCTGGGGGGAACTTTCCAAAGTAGTCTTCGAGAAGGGGTATTTATAAGGGCAGAAAACTTCGCCAATGAAAGCTTGATGGAAAACCTTGGCTCGGCAGGTAATGTACCTACACGTACCAATAGCTTCATTCAATATAGGTATGTATCCATGTTTTCCAGAATAAATTATACCCTTAGAGATAAGTATATCCTCAATGTCTCCCTTAGAAGGGATGGCTCTTCTCGCTTTGGTCCACAGAGCCGTTTCGGAAATTTTGGCTCTGCCGGTGTCGCTTGGCTGTTTGGAGATGAAGCATGGCTGAAAGACTTCCTGCAGATGATGAGTTTCGGCAAATTGAGAACGAGCTATGGCATTGTAGGAAATGATCAGATAACGGATTATCAATACCTGTCTACCTACAATAACTCGGGATTGATTTATGAGGGGATAGCAGGTTTGGCACCTTCACGCATAGCGAATGAGGATTTTCGGTGGGAGAAAACCCACAAATTGGAGTATGCACTGGAACTGGGCTTTCTGGATAATCGACTTATGGTACAGATAAACCGCTATCGTCACCGCAGTAGTAATCAGTTGGTGAATTACGCTATTCCTCGGATGACGGGATTTTCTTCTTATCAGGCAAACCTGCCAGCAGTGGTGGAGAACACTGGATGGGAGTTTGAAATACAAAATGAGCATATAAAGAGCAAGAACTGGCGTTGGAGTTCTACCTTCAACCTTACCGTACCGAGAAATATATTAAAGGAGTTTCCGGGTTTAGCACTTTCCAGTTATGCCAATACGTTGGAAGAGGGCTATGATATTAATCGAATATACGGGAGGCGCTTTTTGGGTGTGGATGCAGAGACGGGGATAGCTTCATATGCTTACCACGAAAGTAATATCTCGGTACCTTACAATTTTTACACTCTTGGCAGGCGAACGCCGCATTTTTATGGTGGTTTAGGCAATAGCTTGACTTATAAAAGCTGGTCACTAGATGTGCTTTTTCAGTTTGCTAAACAGACGACGGCCGGCGGCATCTTTTATAGCCCTGGTTGGAGAACCAATCACTATGCTATAGTAGCAAATAGGTGGCAATCGCCGAGTGATGAAACAGAAATGCCAAGAGCAAGCACATTGAATGATGCCTATTACAGCACTTCTTCTGCCAACTATTTTGATGTGGCTTATTTAAGGCTCAAGAATCTTGCTCTTTCTTATACGATGCCTTTGGTTTTTGCCGGTCAGCAGAAAGGCTCCTTACGCATCTATTCTACAGGGCAGAACCTCCTGAGTTTCTGGAATGACGAATTGCCTTTGCTGGATCCCGAGTCTGGAGCACTCTCCAATTCGCAAAGGAATATTCCGCCGATGAGATCGTTGGTGTTTGGTTTTCAGTTAACCCTCTAA
- a CDS encoding NmrA family NAD(P)-binding protein encodes MKITVLGSLGNIGKLLTQKLAESGHEVIGVDNRKEAAYLIKELGATPAIGDLGDVDFLTNSFYGADAVFTMYPPLNYLDPNLDIVDFYKKRSEIYAKAIKDATTVKRVVNLSSMGAHLNQGNGAIKGVFYVEKILNEIPSEISITHLRPNSLYTNLYGYIKDIKSENTIYASYGSKSIPWTSPKDIAEVALEEFTQIHQTRNIRYIASEELTGSEVAQIIGNVIGVPALKWKIISEQEMMDKLKAAGMNNPVAKELTEMYAALNSGLMTEDYMKNKIELGKTKLADFAKEFAIIYSQSTF; translated from the coding sequence ATGAAAATTACGGTTCTTGGATCCTTAGGGAATATAGGAAAACTATTAACGCAAAAATTAGCAGAAAGCGGGCATGAAGTTATAGGGGTTGATAACAGAAAAGAAGCTGCGTATTTAATAAAAGAATTGGGGGCGACGCCTGCGATTGGAGATTTGGGCGATGTTGATTTTTTGACAAACAGTTTCTATGGTGCGGATGCAGTATTTACTATGTATCCACCTTTGAATTATTTAGATCCTAACTTAGACATTGTTGACTTTTACAAAAAGCGTTCAGAAATTTATGCAAAAGCTATTAAGGACGCCACAACAGTAAAACGTGTAGTTAATCTGAGCAGTATGGGTGCTCATCTAAACCAAGGCAATGGAGCAATAAAGGGTGTTTTCTACGTGGAAAAAATTTTAAATGAAATACCATCTGAAATAAGCATTACTCACTTACGCCCAAATTCGCTATACACAAACTTATATGGATATATAAAAGACATAAAATCCGAAAATACAATCTATGCAAGTTATGGAAGTAAATCAATACCATGGACATCCCCCAAAGATATTGCTGAAGTTGCTTTAGAAGAATTTACCCAAATACATCAAACAAGAAACATCCGATATATTGCAAGTGAAGAACTAACAGGGAGTGAAGTTGCTCAAATTATAGGAAACGTAATTGGAGTCCCAGCTTTGAAATGGAAGATAATCAGTGAACAAGAAATGATGGATAAACTTAAAGCAGCAGGGATGAATAATCCGGTAGCAAAAGAACTAACTGAAATGTACGCTGCATTAAATTCGGGTCTTATGACAGAAGACTATATGAAAAATAAGATAGAATTAGGTAAAACAAAACTTGCTGATTTTGCTAAAGAGTTTGCTATAATCTATTCTCAAAGTACTTTTTAG
- a CDS encoding RagB/SusD family nutrient uptake outer membrane protein, translated as MKLFKNVLFIAFLAGASLTGCNKLIEINTPKNLITPEEVFNDSVSAHSALSNVYAYIERNVDPNLNKYLSLYVDDLNHNASNVQAEEFFRNSISLDNGLNQNIWSSLYSVIYQCNAIIEHMEGIYNTPTLFSDMVQNEAIFLRAFAYLYLVSIYDNIPLVLETNVNITAVLPNSTKEEVYSFIIADLLGLKERLEAVSDTDNRTHADKWATSALLARAYLQQNEWERAVELSTEVIQSGRFELNGDVNNVFFSGSNETILQFWTQNDFISDAASLLPSNTSVAVIYALSDSLVTAFGKNDLRKANWINTNEVAADSLILYPYAFKYKNRNTNTYGQEFLVVLRLAEQFLIRAEAKAHLGQLDGPESAWEDLNRIRLRAGLESFQAGNISQPELLLAIEEERRREFFMEWGHRFMDLKRTERLSEVVKRHKGNWTERAVRFPIPQNEISFNPNLKQNEGY; from the coding sequence ATGAAATTATTTAAGAACGTACTATTTATAGCTTTTTTAGCAGGCGCATCCTTGACGGGATGTAATAAGCTGATTGAAATAAACACACCCAAAAATCTTATCACACCGGAAGAGGTGTTCAATGATTCGGTTTCTGCACACAGTGCCCTAAGTAATGTATACGCATATATTGAACGTAATGTAGATCCGAATTTGAACAAGTACCTGAGCCTATACGTAGATGATCTCAACCATAATGCGTCTAATGTGCAAGCCGAAGAATTTTTTCGCAATAGCATTTCATTGGATAATGGCTTAAACCAGAACATCTGGTCTTCCTTGTATAGCGTGATCTACCAATGTAATGCGATAATTGAGCACATGGAGGGGATTTATAATACGCCAACCCTCTTTAGTGATATGGTTCAAAATGAAGCCATATTTCTACGGGCTTTTGCCTATTTGTACCTCGTAAGCATTTATGACAATATTCCATTAGTCTTGGAAACGAATGTAAATATTACCGCAGTGCTACCAAACAGTACAAAAGAAGAAGTTTATAGTTTCATCATAGCTGATCTTCTTGGGCTAAAAGAGCGCTTGGAAGCTGTCTCGGACACGGATAACAGAACCCATGCAGACAAATGGGCTACCAGCGCATTGCTCGCTAGAGCTTATTTGCAGCAGAACGAATGGGAAAGGGCAGTCGAACTCTCAACTGAGGTAATACAGTCCGGAAGATTTGAACTCAACGGCGATGTGAATAATGTTTTCTTTTCGGGAAGTAATGAAACAATACTTCAATTCTGGACGCAAAATGATTTTATAAGCGATGCGGCAAGTTTACTTCCGTCAAATACAAGTGTTGCGGTGATTTATGCACTTTCCGATAGTTTGGTAACTGCTTTTGGTAAAAATGATCTACGGAAAGCGAATTGGATAAATACCAATGAAGTGGCGGCAGACAGTCTAATCCTCTATCCTTATGCCTTCAAGTACAAGAACAGAAATACAAACACTTACGGACAGGAATTTTTGGTGGTGCTCAGACTGGCAGAGCAATTTTTGATTCGTGCGGAAGCTAAGGCACATCTCGGTCAGTTGGATGGTCCCGAAAGCGCATGGGAAGATTTAAATAGGATAAGACTACGTGCAGGATTGGAATCTTTTCAAGCGGGCAACATATCACAACCTGAGCTTTTATTAGCAATTGAAGAGGAGCGAAGAAGAGAGTTCTTCATGGAATGGGGGCACCGCTTCATGGATTTGAAACGCACAGAAAGGCTTTCCGAGGTTGTGAAGCGGCACAAAGGTAATTGGACAGAAAGGGCTGTCAGATTCCCGATACCTCAAAATGAAATAAGTTTTAACCCAAATTTAAAACAGAATGAAGGATATTAA
- a CDS encoding Eco47II family restriction endonuclease produces MPKLKWINDQDLNDAVTKILTVAQKSKANVKSKFYKNVLDPFSAMIQICGYDIDYEEWVLSEETRQAQKTLQNHIGNFHQNILGSVQGWNNQRTGKIIDLVSEEKKIIAEVKNKHNTVTGGKLSDLYYDLDKLVSPKTSIYKGYTAYYVTVIPKVPIRSNIPFIPSDKSKGAKCPINEKIRIIDGASFYELVTGDKNALFDLFNVLPEIISDIIGKPIDEMGREGLTKFFGLAYG; encoded by the coding sequence ATGCCTAAACTCAAATGGATAAACGATCAGGACTTAAACGATGCGGTAACAAAAATTTTAACAGTTGCACAGAAGTCCAAGGCTAACGTTAAGTCCAAGTTTTATAAAAATGTTCTAGACCCATTTTCAGCAATGATACAAATCTGCGGATATGATATTGATTACGAGGAGTGGGTCTTATCAGAAGAGACTAGACAAGCGCAGAAAACCCTGCAAAACCATATTGGTAACTTCCATCAGAATATTTTGGGAAGTGTACAAGGGTGGAATAATCAACGTACAGGCAAAATTATTGACTTGGTGTCGGAAGAAAAAAAAATTATCGCAGAGGTCAAAAATAAGCATAATACGGTAACGGGTGGGAAGCTGTCCGATTTATATTATGATCTAGATAAGTTGGTTTCTCCCAAAACGAGTATATACAAGGGTTATACAGCTTATTACGTTACCGTTATACCCAAAGTTCCTATTAGGTCAAATATACCATTTATACCTTCAGATAAAAGCAAAGGTGCCAAATGTCCAATTAATGAGAAAATCAGAATAATAGATGGCGCAAGTTTTTATGAGCTTGTTACGGGTGACAAAAACGCTCTTTTTGATTTGTTTAACGTATTGCCCGAGATTATTTCAGATATTATCGGTAAGCCGATAGATGAAATGGGAAGGGAGGGGCTAACTAAATTTTTTGGTTTAGCCTACGGATAG
- the dcm gene encoding DNA (cytosine-5-)-methyltransferase: MKKNINFGTAISYGAGAFQEQQQLYFGVMDILDSTLVRKDIEEKAKTIKPANTKLEKKQVADPYYGLFAHHLAAHGFRYTVNSQLIQPLEGNPDFVLPADKCCIFLSKSDKDIELLLNKSGWKVFWFPKVKNGQHNIEGSLTELLSSIQDTQTEEQPKFTFIDLFSGIGGFRIALNKLGGKCLGFSEIDKPASETYKTNFVGNNDAELELGDITKLGELPFKEIDLIVGGVPCQSWSVAGKMRGFDDPRGKLWNDSIRLVALNTPKAFIFENVKGLMDPRNKANLDLIETSLRDLGYKVKSQLLNSHDFGLPQNRDRIFIVGIRNDLAKGNKFDFPAPLGKSTSLSEIMDGLTKTGKVKKKTFDPKEIFGEKIPIGRNRFQKNTELNDFFVFCDTRNGHTTIHSWDLIDTTEREKEICLAVLRNRRKKIYGDQDGNPLPFTALRKLVDNLRENELTKLVDKKILRFVEGKNGYEFVNSKNSSGINGIYRIYLPHSEIFSTLTATGTKDMIATVAVKGDSPEEYRQNFINQVVKKGAYRAITAKESGKLQGFPNGFAIHKDERLAKKQFGNAVSTSVIYYLGKSLLETKIFNK; this comes from the coding sequence ATGAAAAAGAACATTAATTTTGGAACAGCGATCAGCTATGGTGCTGGTGCTTTTCAAGAGCAGCAACAGCTTTATTTTGGTGTTATGGACATACTAGACAGTACTTTGGTGAGAAAAGATATTGAAGAAAAAGCAAAAACAATAAAACCAGCGAACACAAAACTTGAAAAAAAACAGGTAGCAGATCCTTACTACGGTCTATTTGCCCACCATTTGGCTGCCCATGGTTTTAGATATACGGTGAACAGCCAATTGATCCAACCATTGGAGGGAAATCCGGATTTTGTATTACCCGCCGATAAATGCTGTATCTTTCTCAGTAAAAGTGATAAAGATATTGAACTGTTATTAAACAAATCTGGGTGGAAAGTCTTTTGGTTTCCGAAGGTAAAGAACGGTCAACATAATATAGAGGGCTCCTTGACAGAGCTCCTCAGTAGCATCCAAGATACCCAAACAGAAGAACAGCCTAAATTTACTTTTATTGATTTGTTCTCAGGAATAGGGGGATTTAGAATAGCATTGAATAAACTTGGAGGAAAGTGTTTGGGTTTTTCAGAAATAGATAAACCTGCATCTGAAACGTATAAAACAAACTTCGTTGGCAACAACGATGCAGAATTAGAGCTTGGTGATATTACCAAACTTGGCGAACTTCCCTTTAAGGAAATTGATTTGATCGTTGGTGGAGTTCCTTGCCAATCATGGTCTGTTGCGGGAAAAATGCGGGGTTTCGATGACCCTCGGGGCAAGCTTTGGAATGATTCGATCCGTTTGGTAGCACTGAACACGCCGAAGGCTTTCATCTTTGAAAATGTAAAGGGTTTAATGGACCCGAGAAACAAGGCCAATCTTGATCTAATAGAAACTAGCCTAAGGGATTTAGGGTATAAAGTTAAATCGCAGCTCTTAAATTCCCATGACTTTGGTCTTCCACAAAATCGCGATAGGATCTTCATTGTTGGTATACGTAACGATTTGGCAAAGGGGAATAAATTTGACTTTCCAGCTCCACTTGGAAAGAGCACCAGCTTAAGTGAGATCATGGATGGGCTAACTAAAACCGGTAAAGTCAAAAAGAAGACCTTTGATCCAAAGGAGATCTTCGGTGAGAAAATACCCATTGGTAGAAATCGTTTTCAAAAGAACACGGAATTGAATGATTTTTTTGTTTTCTGTGATACACGCAACGGACATACCACCATTCACTCATGGGACTTAATAGACACTACTGAGAGGGAAAAAGAAATATGTCTGGCAGTGCTGCGGAATAGACGAAAAAAAATCTATGGCGATCAAGATGGAAATCCACTGCCTTTTACGGCGCTCCGTAAATTGGTGGATAATCTGAGGGAAAACGAGCTGACGAAATTGGTTGACAAGAAAATCTTACGCTTTGTAGAAGGGAAGAATGGATATGAATTTGTAAACTCCAAAAATTCGTCAGGGATAAATGGTATCTATCGGATATATCTACCCCACTCAGAAATCTTTTCTACCTTAACAGCAACTGGCACCAAGGATATGATTGCTACCGTAGCTGTTAAGGGAGACTCTCCAGAAGAGTATCGCCAAAATTTCATTAATCAAGTGGTGAAAAAAGGGGCTTATAGAGCCATAACGGCGAAGGAATCTGGTAAGCTTCAGGGTTTTCCCAATGGTTTTGCCATTCATAAGGATGAACGCTTGGCTAAAAAACAATTTGGAAATGCGGTTTCGACCTCAGTTATTTATTATCTTGGCAAATCATTACTGGAAACGAAAATATTCAACAAATAA
- a CDS encoding PmeII family type II restriction endonuclease: protein MTEAEKKEIIEKFKAWFRDNLAISHKRNTEKLKDINKFQINPFLLHYLASFFEGNTEPESLAKVLVYPRVLGTSITTSFGTGMQRFITQILGAYGSVTAGIDVEFVDQLDGRRKYCQLKSGPNAINKDDVDTIENHFRSIKNLARTNNLDLRYGDLVFALMYGERKEVNSFIPILEGRDVVVLVGEEFWHHFTGDQTFYRNLIVAAGEVAQEINMKESINEVIQELSKDINQKYDDLFGED from the coding sequence ATGACGGAAGCAGAAAAGAAAGAGATCATTGAAAAGTTTAAAGCTTGGTTCAGAGATAATTTAGCCATCTCCCACAAGCGGAATACCGAAAAGCTGAAAGACATTAACAAGTTTCAGATCAATCCTTTTCTGCTGCATTACCTAGCTAGTTTTTTTGAAGGTAACACAGAACCGGAAAGCCTTGCCAAAGTTCTTGTTTATCCAAGAGTACTTGGCACGTCCATCACGACTTCTTTTGGAACCGGAATGCAGCGTTTCATTACACAGATATTGGGAGCTTATGGATCTGTAACAGCTGGGATAGACGTCGAATTTGTGGATCAACTTGATGGAAGGAGAAAATATTGCCAACTTAAATCTGGTCCCAATGCTATAAACAAAGATGATGTAGACACTATTGAGAACCATTTCAGAAGCATCAAAAATCTGGCAAGAACCAATAATCTTGACCTGCGATATGGTGATCTGGTATTCGCGCTCATGTATGGTGAAAGAAAAGAGGTAAATTCGTTTATCCCGATACTGGAAGGTAGGGACGTGGTCGTTCTTGTTGGCGAGGAATTCTGGCACCACTTTACGGGCGACCAAACTTTTTACAGAAATCTAATCGTTGCGGCTGGCGAAGTAGCCCAGGAAATAAACATGAAGGAATCTATCAACGAGGTGATACAAGAGCTTAGCAAAGACATCAATCAGAAGTATGATGACCTATTTGGTGAAGATTGA